The DNA region ttctgttttcagtgtgAAACGTCTTTGGTTCCTTCAGATTCAGAAAGTGGAGACAACTTCCTGGCGTAGCACCAAGTTCGATAATTTATAAAATTGTGaactacttctttttttaacattaaaaaaaaaagtcctcacCTCTCAATAACCTGTGTCCTTCATGTAAGCTTAGATGAAGCAGAACATATGAACTACACTTGCATTACTTAGTATGATTAATCTCAACTTTTGCTTTCAAGTTGGAAATTAATCATTCTGCAGCATGTGGTTTTTAACCCATTTACTGAGAAAAAACTATGAGAAAAACTTGATGGGAATTCACCATCTGCATGGGTGAGAGGATTAAGCCAGGTGGGGAAACTTGCTCCCCTTCCCAAGTTTTGTGCAGTTTTACCTCATGCGATTTTTCAGCCATCCTCAGACCAGTTTGTGCTTGGTTCCCCCCACACTCCCCACTCCAGGCCTGCCAACAGTGCTGTGATTTCCCTGGCATTTGGACGCTACATGCTGGAGCCGTTTTTCTccccctgtgctgcccctgtccctgcggTGAAGCTCGTGTCTCTCCTGGGCTACTGTAAGTACTAACATTTATGGGATTGTCCATCCTGGCCTCTCTGCCCTAGACTAGGAGCACTTATGGGGTGTTATTTCCTGGGACAACTGTGGGATAAGGGTCCTGTCTTACCTCCTCAGCCAAGCAAAATGTTCTGATTCGAGGTGATGGTTTTGGGCCGTTATACTCTCTAGGAAGCGGAATGGGCCTCCCTGTTGACCAGTTGGAGCCCTAGATAGGGGGATTTTGCCAGGTGTGGGAGAAGAAACTCTCCATGTGTAATTGTGCAAAAGCCACAGGAGTTGTGGGTATAAGGCCTGAGGTTTTGGATTCCTCTCCTGGTGTATCCAGCCCATGAAActgtcctgcctgctccagaCTGATGTGGACTGGCACAGGGAAATGCTGTCAAGTGGGCTGCTGAGATGTCCCACACCTTTCCCCCAGGCAGGTCTGGATCACCCAGCAGGAACCAGGTTCCTGCTCCCTTTTAGTAGTGTAAGTCAGCTCCCTCTTTAAACACTGACTAATATTTCCTGACATCTCTCATCCCAAGCATCCTCTCTAAGGCATAAAGATGCCACCTTCCCTGAGAATCCCtagggcagggagagctgctgtattttttcctgtgtgtgttgagcacaggctgcagctgtAGCAGTGTGGTTTCCTCTCCAGACATGGTCCTCACCCTCAATTCCTGGAGCGTCACCTGGAGCGCACGGCTGCAGACGGCTCTCTCCGTTGTCAAACTCCTGGCTCTTGCACTCATCATCGTGCCAGGGATgatgctgctggcccagggtAGGTGCTGCTGCATGGCTGAGGAGGGTGCTCGATGTGACCCCTGTCATGGCTTTTATCAGTGCCAAGTGACAAGTGTGGTGCTCACTCAGCTGGCAGGAGCTTTCTCTGTCCATGTGCCAGATGTGAATTAGCTGGGAGCTGAGACCAGCGTAGCTGGCACAAGCTGCATCATTGCACTGGGCTGATGCACTGGCTGGGTGGGGCTTTTTCCAAAGTTTAGTGGGTTTTAGTACCAGAGGAAGTGTGATCCTACCCAGGCTCACCCTAACCTTCCTCTGTAGATGGTCTTTCTTTGGAGTCAGACTTATCTATGTCCAGTGTAGCTCGAAATCTTTCCAAAGCAGCACATATTCAATGGACATTTAGGATATGTGACAGCATCCCCTGTACCAATCACAGCTGTGTAATGAATTACCAGCCCTCAGTTGAGCCCTGGTAATGGCATCTCTAACCCTTCTGTGGCACAAGTTAATGTGTTTTACCTCCAGATCGAGATGGGTGGTAATTTAGTGAATTTACAATGAACTTGGTACAGGATTTCATGCCCATATGCAGAGTGGGGGAGAAAAACCCTACCAGTAGGATCTTCTGTGAACGATACAAGATGACTGGCTTTAATCCAAGCCTCAGTGTACAGAAAAGCCCAAGGCATTCCCACTCAAGGGATGAAGCCTGCTCCCTCTTCATGCTATTACCTTTTTCTACAGAGAAAACACCACAGGCAATGGGCTCCATGTTCATGTTTCTTTCTGATGTCTGGAGCTGCAAGCTCCCCTTGGGCTGGCAGCACTTCTGAACTAAAGGGCTGCCCTGCAGCTAGGAATCCCAAGCCATTATTGTTAGGAATGCCTTCAAATGACAATCTggagccctggcacccagtcCTCTGGTGGGAAGGATAAGTGCAGGTGACATCTGGAGGGAGAATTCACCAAGAGACTCCAGTGTGATGGGTTGTATTTAATGTGACTCACGGGGGACTGTAAATTGCTCATTAATGCATTGCAGGCAATAAATCCTTTTAATGCACCATCACTTACCAGCCATCATTTTggaacataaataaaatacccCAATAGACCCACTCCATTTTGGGTTAGTTTTCTTCAAACCTATTTtcaaattgacttttttttttttttcttgtgcttaaaaatcagttttgtacttttaaataattttggatGACTcctctgctttgtgctgcttttttttttttttttttgattgcaCTTCTGCCATTACCTTCTCTTTGGCTCAGGCTTATATTAGAGACTTGCTGGGCCAGTGTTTCAAACCCAAGTGCCCAGATCATCTCATCACTGAGCTTCTTGCAGAAGCACCTCCATTGAAGTGGCCTGACTTTCTCCATGTGCTCTGTGCCATATCACCCCTTGCCTGGTAAAGCCCAACTAGGAAAGCTTCTCACCTCTTAAAGAGAGTTTATTATGGAAAGTTGAACATAGATGTGGAACCAAACCTTGGGTTACCTGGATTTGAAAACTTTGGGAATGCAATTCTTTTTGACTGTGTTTGAATGAGAGGCCATTCAGAGTTGTTCTCTTCTCtaaatctttttgttttgatttagaGAGAATCctgactttgattttttttgttaagttttgtgttgttgtttcAAGCAGAGAACTTGAAGGAAAATTAGGGGAGTTGGTAAATATCTGAGACACCTCTATTTTGAACAGGTTATTTGCTTCGCACTCTGTGTCCTTTCCTGTGGGTGAGTGGTGGTGGGTCAGACTGGCAGGTGcctgctcccatcccctcctTCAGCCTGGTTCCCATGCTctggccagcacagggctggggtcagtgctccagcagcaggaacaggagagaGCACAGTGAGAGCTGAGTTAGCCACCTCGCTGGCTGCACCACATCAAAGAGGAGTGTGTGTCCAGCtgctgagggggctgggggcgaACATAGGGGTCAATCCAACAACTTAATTTTGGGCCTAAAGGAAGGAGAGGACAACTGGGATCAGCTCGTCTCCATGATCTCCTATTCCGACATCAGGGTCTGTTGGAAACAACTAGTTATTGTTGTTGCCCTTCTTGAAATGCCTACCATAACTGGACAAgggatagattttttttttgttgttgttgttttttaatgtcACTATAGGAAAGTAAACATATCAGCAACAgcaatgaaattaatttgaatacCGTTCTCCAAGGAAATCACAAACACACTTCCAAGTCTGGGCAAGAGGTACAAGGGATGTTATCCTCCAGGGAAGGAAGCCTGTCTCTGACgtttctctgctctgtgtccGTTGTTTATCTCCTCTGCAGGCCATACAGAGAACTTCCAAGATGCTTTTGACAGACAGTCGCTGGTTCTGGATAAACTCCCCCTGGCTTTCTATGCAGGCATGTTCGCATACTCCGGCTGGTAGGTGCAATGGGAGGGCACTTCCCGGGCAGCAGACAGGTGCCCCCCAGCATGACTCAGACTCTCACCCCGTCTCTTCCCATCGTGCAGGTTTCAGACCAGCTTTGTGCGTGAAGAGTTGGTCAAACCTGAACGGTAAGGCTGGGAGGAAGCTGCCCTGGGTTACCAGCCTCGGGGGTCccacagctttccctgcagTACAGGAGGAATAAGTTTGTGGGTTCACCTGACTGCAATCAATTGTACTACCAGATAAAATCTGCAGTAGTACTGTGCATAACAAGGGATAGCAGCTtgttctttgtgtgtgtgtgtgttccccTTCCTTGCAGAAATATCCCCCTCGCTGTCATCGTGTCTGTGATCACGGTAATTGTGGGATATATGCTCACCAACGTCTCCTATTACACAGTCCTGGGAAAAGAAGATGTTCTGGCTtctcctgctgtggctgtggtgaGTTGTCATTGCTATTGTTATCTCCTCAATGTGGCCAGCTTATGCTGTGGTCATGGCAAGTCTTTCAGAGATGGTTTTCCTATAAAATGCTTTATCACTTTGTAATTTCTCTGGATTACTGGGCAACAGTAAATTCTTCTTGTTGTGCCTAAAAGATAATGAAAAGTAACCTGCAGATGACAGTAGAAAAGGTGAGATTTATGACTTCTATATTACTCCTTCAATggaagaagttttattttttttgacCCTGATGTCACCTAGAGATCACCACATATTCCCTAAAGTCATGTTTGCTCTTCCTCCAGAGCTTTGTGCAGCGAGCCTTCAAAAGCCTGATCTCCGTGGTCCCTGTCCTTGTTGCACTGTCCTGCTTTGGAACCATGAATGGAGGAATCTTCACATTTTCAAGGTCACATCCCTAAGGGTCTATTATGCTTTTGGCTCACTGAATCAGAGGGAAGCATCACCAACCTGTGTAACTACCCATCCACACAGTGGCATTTTAGCCACTCTTCTGGGAAAAATACGGCTTTTGACTCCCAGGTTGTCAGTTACAGATGGTCCCTTTTGGCTAAGAGtctgctttttctatttctgaccAGGTCCTGACCTTGGTATCCAGGACTGGTCACAAACAAAGATTTTTATCTTCTCCCCTACCCTTCAGTTAAATCCCCAGTTTAAAGTGAAATGTCAATGTTTCTGGTGAACAAAAGGCTTTGTTGATGTTGGCAGCTGCTCAGTGAGACTGAATCTTCTTCCACTGGGTTtacccagctgtgctgctggagggcaTGGAGTCCCTCTGTTGTGAGGCTCTCTAGGCAAACTCTCCCTTGAGAACTTTTCTTTGAAGTCAGTGAAATGTCATTGGGATGGGCTATTCCTAAAGCAATAGTCAAGGTTCAAGAAGTCTTGTTATAGCAACAAGAAAAGCTTTGTTCGATGGAAAAACAAACTTGCCAGCTTCACTGTCTGCCACACTCTGTGTCCTTATGGGAGCCTTGAAATTGGAGAGGAGGGCAGGCCTTATGAAAAAGTATGTTGTGCTGGTCCTGTGGAGCTGAGCAAACTATCTGCAGTGAGTTTTGCTTCACAGCTTTGATTCAGATCAGTTGATCTGAAAGGAATGTTTCATAGCCTGAAAGCTAATGAATTATCTGATCCACTACCCTGAAGTCCTGTATTAAATACAGGTGTGGATAATCCTTCCCATTAGCTGCTCCAGATAATGGTTTTCTTTGAGGATGAGAAGTCTCTGGACAGCACAGAGGTTCTTCATGTCCCCTACTGaccttctcttccccatcctGGCATCATTAACATAATCACTGCCGAAAATCCATCTAAACACTGATGGGGCctctctggctgcctgccagccaCACCCCTGCAAAGCCACAGAGACAGCAATAAAACCAGTTGTATACTTGTGCCCCAGCTGCTTGGGGCCCTGCTTCAGCCCAGCTGATGCTCTGGCATGGTTTGTTTGATATTAAGTTTCTAAAATTGGATGTGATTGTCTTCTCCCTAATTGCTCTTTCACGAGTCAAAGGAGGGATGCAAGCAAGGAACTCTGCTCTCATTTTGTAGCTGTTCTTGTGGGTAGCTGGTCTCTTGGCAGTATGACAAACTGTATTTTCCAACAGCTGACCAGAGGATTGGAAATCATCTGTCATTTGAGGAGAttgcactttattttttctatatatgTACATATGAGAATATAGGCTTCAAAGCTGACAATCCTGTTTCATAAACTCACCAGTTTCTCTTATAAAGGATTGAAGTTTGTGATCCCTCCACTTCCTTTTCATTGGAAAGATTAATTCCTTTTTTGATGGCAAGAGACTTTCTTACTCCTGTTTCCAGTCTGAGTTCATTCATGGTCACTTTGGACTTGCCCAAAGGTCTTTGCTAATGAGGCACCCACGGAGACACTGCCAGTGGTTCTGATGGTGGGCTCTGAATTGCACTGAACTGGTCTTGGGAGAGCTGTGGGAGCTCAgccttggttttctttcaaataccCCCAATGTGGAGCTCTGggcaacttggtctagtggaaactgtccctgtccatggcagggacaacccaaaccaaacttTCTATGGAAGTGCAGCTAAAGACAAAACTGTGGCCTTGAATAGCAGCAGACttgtgctggggaagggagcGGGTGCCTTGATGCCTCGGGTCAGTCTAGTGACTCATCTCATTTCTAATGTGGATGTAGAATGTTAATGTACAGAGCTCCCTGTCTTTTCCTAGGACTCTGTTTGTGGCTtccagggaagggcagtggCCTCCTCTCTTCTCCATGATCCACATTCGAAGGCATACCCCCCTTCCTGCTGTCATGTTAATGGTAAGGTGATCTGGCTGTGTGTGACATGCTCTGTTCTTTTGCTGTCTTGGCTTTCTTGCAAGGACTGGATAAACTGAGGAGTTTTAGAGGGTGTTGGGACATTAAATTACCccctggaaaataaagaaggcAGGATACAGGAAATGGCTGCAAAATATTAAGTCCCCTTGAGTTAGCAGTGGTATCCAAATGTACAACC from Vidua chalybeata isolate OUT-0048 chromosome 5, bVidCha1 merged haplotype, whole genome shotgun sequence includes:
- the LOC128788226 gene encoding cystine/glutamate transporter-like isoform X4 — encoded protein: MGKDKKEEAIFLRKKITLLRAFSLLIGSMVGSGIFISPKGVLKNSGSVGFSLLVWFSCGLLSVFGALCYAELGTRITKSGGHYIYILETLGPLPSFLFLWAEFFAIRPANSAVISLAFGRYMLEPFFSPCAAPVPAVKLVSLLGYYMVLTLNSWSVTWSARLQTALSVVKLLALALIIVPGMMLLAQGHTENFQDAFDRQSLVLDKLPLAFYAGMFAYSGWFQTSFVREELVKPERNIPLAVIVSVITVIVGYMLTNVSYYTVLGKEDVLASPAVAVSFVQRAFKSLISVVPVLVALSCFGTMNGGIFTFSRTLFVASREGQWPPLFSMIHIRRHTPLPAVMLMFPLVTAMVCIGDIYHLLNFFSFSRWLFIGLATLGLIVHRHRHPELHSPFKVPLFVPVSFTIICLFTVAMSFYSDPVNISIGCTIVLSGFPVYYLIIHRQMSDRCRNLF
- the LOC128788226 gene encoding cystine/glutamate transporter-like isoform X3; this encodes MGKDKKEEAIFLRKKITLLRAFSLLIGSMVGSGIFISPKGVLKNSGSVGFSLLVWFSCGLLSVFGALCYAELGTRITKSGGHYIYILETLGPLPSFLFLWAEFFAIRPANSAVISLAFGRYMLEPFFSPCAAPVPAVKLVSLLGYYMVLTLNSWSVTWSARLQTALSVVKLLALALIIVPGMMLLAQGHTENFQDAFDRQSLVLDKLPLAFYAGMFAYSGWFQTSFVREELVKPERNIPLAVIVSVITVIVGYMLTNVSYYTVLGKEDVLASPAVAVSFVQRAFKSLISVVPVLVALSCFGTMNGGIFTFSRTLFVASREGQWPPLFSMIHIRRHTPLPAVMLMFPLVTAMVCIGDIYHLLNFFSFSRWLFIGLATLGLIVHRHRHPELHSPFKVPLFVPVSFTIICLFTVAMSFYSDPVNISIGCTIVLSGFPVYYLIIHRQMSDRCRNLFYYLTHKLQLLLEVVQQEIKTY